Proteins encoded by one window of Brevibacterium atlanticum:
- a CDS encoding ATP-dependent Clp protease proteolytic subunit, whose product MTAPVGLDAGGGMGLDDHIFNRLLKERIIWLGSEVRDDNANAICAQMMLLAAEDPEADISLYINSPGGSVTAGMAIYDTMQYIKPDVSTVAMGMAASMGQFLLSSGTPGKRYATPHARILMHQPLGGIGGTATDIKIQAELILHMKKQMAELTAEQTGKSLEQILKDNDRDHWFTAEEALEYGFIDKMVTRASDVENN is encoded by the coding sequence ATGACAGCGCCCGTCGGCCTCGACGCCGGTGGGGGAATGGGCCTGGACGACCATATCTTCAACCGCCTCCTCAAGGAGCGCATCATCTGGCTCGGCTCAGAGGTGCGCGACGACAACGCCAACGCGATCTGTGCGCAGATGATGCTGCTGGCCGCTGAGGATCCGGAAGCGGACATCTCGCTCTACATCAACTCCCCGGGCGGTTCGGTCACCGCAGGCATGGCCATCTACGACACCATGCAGTACATCAAGCCCGACGTCTCGACTGTGGCGATGGGCATGGCCGCCTCGATGGGCCAGTTCCTGCTGTCCTCGGGCACCCCGGGCAAGCGGTACGCGACCCCGCACGCCCGCATCCTCATGCACCAGCCGCTGGGCGGCATCGGAGGCACAGCCACGGACATCAAGATCCAGGCCGAGCTGATTCTGCACATGAAGAAGCAGATGGCGGAGCTGACCGCTGAGCAGACCGGCAAGTCGCTCGAGCAGATCCTCAAGGACAACGATCGCGACCACTGGTTCACCGCCGAAGAGGCCTTGGAATACGGCTTCATCGACAAGATGGTCACCCGCGCATCCGACGTCGAGAACAACTGA
- a CDS encoding ATP-dependent Clp protease proteolytic subunit has protein sequence MNFMPGSTASNMPQSRYVMPQFEERTPYGFKRQDPYTKLFDDRVVFLGAQVDDTSADDVMAQLLVLESQDPDRDITLYINSPGGSFTAMTAIYDTMQYIKPEIQTVCLGQAASAAAVLLAAGTPGKRLALPNARVLIHQPAMQGQGQGQASDLEIQAAEVLRMREWLEGTLAKHSNKEATQVSNDIERDLFLTAEQAKDYGLVDQVLSSRKNAD, from the coding sequence ATGAACTTTATGCCGGGTTCGACGGCGTCGAACATGCCGCAGTCACGCTATGTCATGCCCCAGTTCGAAGAGCGGACCCCCTATGGCTTCAAGCGCCAGGATCCGTACACGAAGCTCTTCGACGACCGTGTGGTCTTCCTCGGCGCGCAGGTCGACGACACCTCCGCCGACGACGTCATGGCCCAGCTGCTGGTGCTCGAATCGCAGGACCCGGACCGCGATATCACCCTGTACATCAACTCTCCCGGCGGCTCATTCACCGCGATGACGGCGATCTACGACACGATGCAGTACATCAAGCCCGAGATCCAGACCGTGTGCCTCGGCCAGGCCGCCTCCGCAGCGGCCGTGCTGCTCGCCGCCGGAACCCCCGGCAAGCGACTGGCGCTGCCGAACGCACGAGTGCTCATCCACCAGCCGGCCATGCAGGGGCAGGGGCAGGGCCAGGCGTCCGACCTCGAGATCCAGGCAGCCGAGGTGCTGCGGATGCGGGAATGGCTCGAGGGAACTCTGGCCAAGCACTCGAACAAGGAGGCGACTCAGGTGTCGAACGACATCGAACGCGACCTCTTCCTCACGGCCGAACAGGCCAAGGACTACGGCCTCGTCGACCAGGTGCTGTCCTCGCGTAAGAACGCGGACTGA